A single Tenacibaculum sp. 190524A02b DNA region contains:
- a CDS encoding Crp/Fnr family transcriptional regulator codes for MKNDIETFVSQYITDTEEVVSIFLDLVEYVEYTPQEYLVKINEYTSDFYIIKEGIVRSFLLTDKGKDTTTSLFLPGEISGAILSMVRNAPSDINYQALTNVKVYKANFHELKKRTLSSHKLATFYVKLLEKVYIMLEKIIFDISTLDATERYLELREAIPNIDNIIAQKYIASYLNITPVQLSRIRKSLYSSTNSVI; via the coding sequence ATGAAAAATGATATAGAGACCTTTGTTAGTCAATATATTACTGATACCGAAGAAGTAGTTTCTATTTTTTTAGATTTAGTTGAATATGTTGAATATACACCTCAGGAATATTTAGTAAAAATTAATGAATATACTTCTGACTTTTATATTATAAAAGAAGGAATTGTCAGGTCTTTTTTATTAACCGACAAAGGAAAAGACACAACTACTTCATTATTTTTACCAGGAGAAATTTCAGGCGCAATACTATCAATGGTTAGAAATGCTCCTTCAGATATTAACTATCAAGCTTTGACAAATGTCAAGGTTTACAAAGCAAATTTTCATGAGCTAAAAAAACGTACTTTATCTTCACATAAATTAGCTACATTTTATGTGAAATTGTTAGAAAAAGTATATATAATGCTTGAAAAAATTATTTTTGATATTTCTACTTTAGATGCTACGGAAAGATACCTAGAATTACGTGAAGCTATTCCTAATATTGACAATATTATAGCACAAAAGTACATAGCTTCCTATTTAAATATTACGCCAGTTCAGTTAAGTAGAATACGAAAATCTTTATACTCATCAACAAACTCTGTAATATAA
- a CDS encoding Crp/Fnr family transcriptional regulator, which translates to MEIFRNVVNSIHPLSDEVFNEYVSLSTFKKLPKNYKIAEVNKISTSYCILISGAVSAFLTDENGKEHIRTLYTPITTAGNLSSLIQKTPSKLTYECLTDCDVLEFKYDDVYQLSLKRHEFAIFHYKTLEMIYAREAYKIIELSSLDATQRYQKLLQQSPNINQLVNQYHIASYLNITSVQLSRIKKNLL; encoded by the coding sequence ATGGAAATATTCAGAAATGTTGTTAATTCTATTCACCCTCTTTCTGATGAAGTATTTAATGAGTATGTGTCTTTATCCACTTTTAAAAAATTACCTAAAAACTATAAAATAGCAGAGGTAAACAAAATAAGTACTTCTTATTGTATTCTAATTTCTGGCGCAGTTAGTGCTTTTTTAACTGATGAAAACGGAAAAGAGCATATAAGAACTTTATATACACCTATAACAACTGCTGGTAACTTGAGTTCATTAATTCAAAAAACTCCTTCAAAACTCACCTATGAATGCTTAACAGATTGCGATGTTTTAGAATTTAAATACGATGATGTTTATCAACTTTCACTAAAACGTCATGAATTTGCTATTTTTCATTACAAAACACTTGAAATGATTTATGCTAGAGAAGCATATAAAATAATTGAATTATCAAGTTTAGATGCTACACAACGTTATCAAAAATTATTACAACAGTCACCCAACATTAATCAACTAGTTAATCAATATCATATTGCTTCCTATTTAAACATTACTTCGGTTCAATTAAGCAGAATCAAAAAGAACTTATTATAA
- a CDS encoding WbqC family protein, with protein MSLFIPTYFSPIAQYAAIYQSDSVVFEIEDNYQKQTYRNRCYIYGANGKLSLNIPVKHKTAEGRKKTKDTLVENDFPWQQQHYKSLQIAYRSSPFFEFFEDDLLKIFQKKYKYLQDVNIDTHLFITDALQISNNYLKTESYTIESSLKDYRNLAIAKKGVNIEMETYVQMFDDKHGFIPNLSMLDLLFMEGSNSISFLEKINVNLK; from the coding sequence ATGAGTTTATTTATACCAACCTATTTTAGTCCAATAGCTCAATACGCTGCTATTTATCAATCTGACTCTGTTGTTTTTGAAATAGAGGATAATTATCAAAAACAAACCTATAGAAACAGGTGCTATATTTATGGAGCTAATGGTAAACTTTCATTAAATATTCCTGTGAAGCATAAAACAGCTGAAGGAAGAAAGAAAACCAAAGATACTTTGGTTGAAAATGATTTCCCATGGCAACAACAGCATTATAAATCACTACAAATAGCCTATCGATCTTCACCTTTTTTTGAGTTTTTTGAAGATGATCTACTTAAAATATTCCAGAAAAAGTATAAATACCTTCAAGATGTTAATATAGATACTCACTTATTTATTACTGATGCTTTACAAATTAGCAATAACTATTTAAAAACTGAGAGTTATACTATAGAGAGCTCTCTAAAAGACTATAGGAATTTAGCTATTGCAAAAAAAGGAGTTAATATAGAAATGGAAACCTATGTACAAATGTTTGATGACAAGCATGGTTTTATCCCTAATTTATCTATGTTAGATTTGCTATTTATGGAAGGCTCCAACTCTATTAGTTTTTTAGAAAAAATTAATGTAAATTTGAAGTAG
- the lepB gene encoding signal peptidase I: MTFNEWFIFFLIIQVVHFLGTWKLYVKAGRKAWEAAVPVYNAIVLMQIINRPKWWVILLFVPIVNLLMFPIVWVETCRSFGFNKGKDTVLAIFTLGLYIYYINYATDAQHVKERSLKPPTTLDEWLSSISFAVIAATLVHTYFMQPYTIPTSSLEKTLLIGDYLFVSKFHYGARVPMTTVAAPMAHDTIPGLGVKSFLSDDNPEHKNNWKNKLSLPYMRLPGIQKIKRNEIVVFSWPADTLKTMWGDNSGKPTYKPIDKRTNYVKRCVGIPGDSLEVRDGYVYINGKQTVLPDRAKPQWYFTVDTGGKRLSQSDFNRYNINIREARMYNDGTGRFLFNFTDEEAAYMAKHPMVKSVEKALKPKGFYDKGVFPHNPKYAWSSDNFGPIYIPKKGVTVKLDENSIPFYEQIIRRYEHNDLTVFGNEIYINGKKATTYTFKQDYYWMMGDNRQNSLDARNWGYVPFDHVVGKPVMIWFSIDKETNKIRWDRMFTTVGGSGKPVSYLWLVLLLIAAYIFYNYKNRKGKKKKA, translated from the coding sequence ATGACTTTTAACGAGTGGTTTATTTTCTTTTTAATAATTCAAGTTGTTCACTTTTTAGGTACTTGGAAACTTTATGTAAAAGCTGGAAGAAAAGCTTGGGAAGCTGCCGTACCTGTATATAACGCTATTGTTTTAATGCAAATTATTAATAGACCTAAATGGTGGGTTATATTACTGTTTGTTCCCATTGTTAACTTATTAATGTTTCCTATTGTTTGGGTGGAAACTTGTAGAAGTTTTGGCTTTAATAAAGGTAAAGACACGGTTTTAGCTATTTTTACATTAGGTTTATATATATATTATATAAATTATGCTACTGATGCACAACACGTAAAAGAACGTAGCTTAAAACCTCCTACTACATTAGATGAGTGGTTGAGTTCTATTTCTTTTGCCGTTATTGCTGCAACCTTAGTGCATACTTATTTTATGCAACCTTATACCATTCCTACTTCATCTTTAGAAAAGACTCTTTTAATAGGTGACTATCTTTTTGTTAGTAAGTTTCACTATGGTGCAAGAGTTCCAATGACTACCGTTGCTGCTCCAATGGCTCACGATACTATTCCTGGTTTGGGTGTAAAGTCATTCTTGTCTGATGACAATCCAGAACATAAAAATAATTGGAAAAATAAGCTTTCATTACCGTATATGCGTCTTCCAGGCATACAAAAAATAAAACGTAATGAGATTGTTGTTTTTAGCTGGCCAGCAGACACTTTAAAAACAATGTGGGGAGATAACTCTGGGAAACCTACTTATAAACCTATTGATAAAAGAACCAATTATGTTAAACGTTGTGTAGGTATACCTGGTGATAGTTTAGAAGTACGAGATGGATATGTTTATATTAACGGAAAACAAACTGTATTACCAGATAGAGCAAAACCTCAATGGTATTTTACGGTTGATACTGGTGGCAAAAGACTTAGTCAATCCGATTTCAACCGATATAACATAAACATTAGGGAAGCTAGAATGTATAATGATGGCACCGGTAGGTTTTTGTTTAATTTTACGGATGAAGAGGCTGCTTATATGGCGAAACACCCTATGGTTAAAAGTGTTGAAAAAGCACTAAAACCTAAAGGTTTTTATGATAAAGGTGTTTTTCCTCATAACCCCAAATATGCTTGGTCTTCAGATAATTTTGGACCAATTTATATTCCTAAAAAAGGCGTTACTGTTAAATTAGATGAAAATAGTATTCCTTTTTACGAGCAAATCATAAGAAGGTACGAACATAATGATCTTACTGTTTTTGGAAATGAGATTTATATTAACGGAAAAAAAGCAACTACCTATACTTTTAAGCAAGATTATTACTGGATGATGGGTGACAACCGTCAAAACTCTTTAGATGCCAGAAATTGGGGATATGTTCCTTTTGACCATGTAGTTGGTAAACCTGTAATGATTTGGTTTAGTATTGATAAAGAAACTAATAAAATTAGGTGGGATAGAATGTTTACTACTGTTGGTGGTAGTGGTAAACCTGTTTCTTATTTATGGTTAGTATTACTTTTAATAGCTGCATACATATTTTATAATTATAAAAATAGAAAAGGAAAAAAGAAAAAAGCTTAA
- the dapB gene encoding 4-hydroxy-tetrahydrodipicolinate reductase yields the protein MKIALLGYGRMGKEIEKIALQRGHEIVIKSEGTESYDITKADVAIDFSIPNSAFNNISDCINHQIPVVSGTTGWLEKYDDVVKLCEEKKGAFIYASNFSLGVNIFFELNKQLAKMMSALEQYNIGIEEIHHTKKLDAPSGTAITLAEGIIENSSKTSWDLDKQSSETSIPIKAVRTPDVPGTHTITYESDIDTIDIKHTAHNRQGFAFGAVVAAEWLFGKTGVFSMKDVLNLG from the coding sequence ATGAAAATAGCCTTATTAGGATACGGTAGAATGGGTAAAGAAATTGAGAAAATTGCTTTACAACGAGGTCATGAAATTGTTATAAAATCAGAAGGTACAGAATCTTACGATATTACTAAAGCTGATGTAGCAATTGATTTTAGTATTCCCAACTCTGCTTTTAATAATATTAGTGATTGTATTAACCATCAAATACCTGTAGTTTCAGGTACTACTGGATGGTTAGAAAAATATGATGACGTAGTTAAGCTTTGTGAAGAAAAAAAAGGTGCTTTTATTTATGCTTCTAACTTTAGTTTAGGTGTTAATATTTTCTTTGAACTAAATAAGCAATTAGCTAAAATGATGAGTGCTTTAGAGCAATATAACATTGGTATAGAAGAAATTCATCATACTAAAAAATTAGATGCTCCAAGCGGTACTGCTATCACATTAGCTGAAGGCATTATAGAAAACTCAAGTAAAACATCTTGGGATTTAGATAAACAATCCTCTGAAACTAGCATTCCAATAAAAGCTGTAAGAACTCCAGATGTACCTGGCACACATACTATTACTTACGAATCTGATATTGACACTATTGACATTAAACATACAGCACATAACAGACAAGGGTTTGCTTTTGGCGCAGTTGTAGCTGCAGAATGGTTATTTGGCAAAACGGGTGTTTTCAGTATGAAGGACGTGTTAAACTTAGGTTAA
- a CDS encoding DUF5683 domain-containing protein, whose amino-acid sequence MLYKKIILVIFGIFLSFKTFAQKDTLAVKAKQIQINNNKYNPLSPSKAAFYSAIFPGGGQIYNKKYWKAPIVWGAIGASIYYYSTNSNQYDRYRTAFKLRKQGLADEFNGQNGNPFISDPGLENAQKVLRKNRDLSLLTGVLLYVLQIVEASVNAHLLQFDTDDNLSIKPSFTNDPMLIESPKVGLSLKYSF is encoded by the coding sequence TTGCTTTACAAAAAAATCATACTTGTTATTTTTGGTATCTTTTTGTCTTTTAAAACATTTGCACAAAAAGATACTTTAGCTGTTAAAGCTAAACAAATTCAAATAAACAACAACAAATACAATCCTCTTTCTCCATCAAAAGCAGCTTTTTATTCTGCTATTTTTCCAGGAGGAGGACAAATTTATAATAAAAAGTATTGGAAAGCTCCCATAGTTTGGGGAGCTATTGGTGCTAGTATTTATTACTACAGTACCAATAGCAACCAATATGACCGATATAGAACAGCTTTTAAGCTAAGGAAGCAAGGACTAGCTGATGAATTCAATGGTCAAAACGGGAATCCTTTTATTTCTGATCCAGGTTTAGAAAATGCGCAAAAAGTTTTGCGAAAAAACCGAGATCTTTCACTGCTTACTGGTGTTTTATTATATGTTTTACAAATAGTTGAAGCTAGTGTTAATGCACACTTACTACAATTTGATACTGACGATAACTTATCAATAAAACCTTCTTTTACTAACGACCCTATGCTTATAGAGTCCCCAAAAGTTGGTTTATCATTAAAATATTCTTTTTAA
- a CDS encoding ParB/RepB/Spo0J family partition protein, giving the protein MAKATKKQALGRGLSALLKETAEVNSAEDKNADKLVGNIIEISIDSIEVNPYQPRTYFDEEALRELASSIRELGVIQPITVRKLASDKFQLVSGERRFRASKLIGNKTVPAYIRLANDQEMLEMALVENIQRKNLDPIEVALSYQRLIDEIQLTQEELSTRVGKKRSTVTNYLRLLKLDPIIQTGMRDGFISMGHGRALINVDSTTDQLNIYEKIVRDKLSVRQTEELVKNLKAGTIAKAAKKKTLPKYISEGAKDMSEYFGNKVDVSVNNRGKGKISINFNSEEDFNRIKNLLK; this is encoded by the coding sequence ATGGCAAAAGCAACAAAAAAACAAGCTCTAGGTAGAGGATTATCAGCATTATTAAAAGAAACTGCAGAGGTAAATTCTGCTGAGGATAAAAATGCGGATAAACTAGTGGGTAACATTATTGAAATTAGTATTGATTCAATAGAAGTTAACCCTTACCAGCCTAGAACTTATTTTGATGAAGAAGCTTTGCGTGAATTAGCGAGTTCTATTAGAGAACTTGGTGTAATACAACCTATTACCGTAAGAAAACTTGCTAGTGATAAATTCCAATTAGTCTCAGGAGAACGTCGTTTTAGAGCCTCTAAATTAATAGGAAACAAAACGGTTCCTGCTTATATTCGTTTAGCTAACGATCAAGAAATGCTGGAAATGGCATTGGTTGAAAATATTCAGCGTAAAAACCTTGATCCTATAGAAGTAGCTTTATCTTATCAACGTTTAATTGATGAAATTCAATTAACACAAGAAGAATTAAGTACTAGAGTTGGTAAAAAACGCTCTACAGTAACTAATTATTTACGTCTTTTAAAGCTAGATCCTATTATTCAAACTGGAATGCGTGACGGCTTTATATCAATGGGACATGGTAGAGCTTTAATTAATGTAGATAGTACTACTGACCAATTGAATATTTATGAAAAAATTGTTAGAGACAAACTTTCTGTACGTCAAACAGAAGAACTTGTTAAAAACTTAAAGGCTGGTACTATTGCCAAAGCTGCTAAGAAAAAAACGTTACCTAAATATATTTCTGAAGGTGCTAAAGATATGAGTGAATACTTTGGAAACAAGGTAGATGTATCAGTAAATAATAGAGGAAAGGGAAAAATATCTATTAATTTTAATTCTGAAGAGGATTTTAATCGTATAAAAAATCTATTAAAATAA
- a CDS encoding AAA family ATPase, producing MGRIIAIANQKGGVGKTTTTVNLAAALGVLEKKVLLIDADPQANATSGLGLDVESVETGTYQVLEHTVAPKDTVLKTESPNVDLIPAHIDLVAIEIELVDKQQREYMLKNALESIKDDYDFILIDCAPSLGLITLNSLVAADSVIIPIQCEYFALEGLGKLLNTIKSVQKIHNQDLDIEGLLLTMFDSRLRLSNQVVEEVRKHFSSMVFETIVHRNIRLSEAPSYGESIISYDATSKGAVNYLNLANEILNKNV from the coding sequence ATGGGTAGAATTATTGCAATCGCAAATCAAAAAGGTGGAGTTGGTAAAACAACTACTACTGTAAATTTAGCAGCGGCTTTAGGCGTTTTAGAAAAAAAAGTTTTACTTATTGATGCTGATCCGCAAGCTAATGCAACCTCTGGTTTAGGTTTAGACGTAGAAAGTGTTGAAACTGGTACGTATCAAGTTTTGGAACATACTGTTGCTCCTAAAGATACTGTTTTAAAGACTGAATCACCGAATGTAGATTTAATTCCTGCTCATATTGATTTAGTGGCTATTGAAATTGAATTGGTTGATAAGCAACAAAGGGAGTACATGCTAAAAAATGCATTAGAAAGCATTAAAGATGATTATGACTTTATATTAATAGACTGTGCGCCTTCATTGGGGTTAATTACGTTAAATTCATTAGTTGCAGCAGATTCCGTTATCATTCCTATTCAATGTGAGTACTTTGCTTTAGAAGGTTTAGGTAAGTTATTAAACACTATAAAAAGCGTACAAAAAATACATAATCAGGATTTAGACATTGAAGGTTTATTATTAACAATGTTTGATTCACGTTTACGTCTTTCAAATCAAGTAGTTGAAGAGGTTCGTAAGCACTTCAGTTCTATGGTATTTGAAACAATAGTACATAGAAATATTCGTTTAAGTGAAGCACCAAGTTATGGTGAAAGTATTATTTCTTATGATGCAACCAGTAAAGGTGCGGTAAATTACTTAAATTTGGCGAACGAAATTTTAAATAAAAACGTATAA
- the dnaN gene encoding DNA polymerase III subunit beta has translation MKFIVSSSQLLKQLQVLGGVINSNNTLPILDNFLFELSENQLKISSSDLETTMSSVVEVESTDTGAIAINARLLLDTLKTFPDQPLTFKTEGESTIEIISEQGKYDMAYFNGEEFPKAVELPSPSSTEIPSHILATAITKTIFATGNDDLRPVMSGVFFQFNSKELTFVATDAHKLVKYTRTDVTADKSSEFIMPKKPLNLLKGILGGSEENVTIEYNDTNAKFTFDNVVLICRLIDGKYPNYEAVIPKENPNKLTVDRASFLNSVRRVSIFSSKTTHQIRLKMAGTELNISAEDLDYSNKADERLLCDYQGDDMQIGFNSRFLSEMLNNLSSNDILIEMSLPNRAGILTPIDGTEEGEQVTMLVMPVMLNN, from the coding sequence ATGAAATTTATCGTATCTAGCTCTCAATTATTGAAACAATTACAAGTTTTAGGAGGAGTTATAAACAGTAATAATACGCTACCTATTTTAGACAACTTTTTATTTGAATTATCAGAGAATCAATTAAAAATATCATCGTCTGATTTAGAAACAACCATGAGTTCTGTAGTGGAAGTTGAAAGTACCGATACTGGAGCGATAGCTATTAATGCGCGTTTATTATTGGATACTTTAAAAACTTTTCCCGACCAGCCTTTAACTTTTAAAACGGAAGGAGAAAGTACTATAGAGATTATTTCAGAACAAGGTAAGTACGACATGGCTTACTTTAACGGAGAAGAATTCCCGAAAGCTGTAGAGCTTCCTTCTCCTAGCAGTACTGAAATTCCTTCTCATATTTTAGCTACAGCAATTACAAAAACTATTTTTGCTACAGGTAATGATGATTTAAGACCTGTTATGAGTGGAGTTTTCTTCCAGTTTAACTCAAAAGAGTTAACTTTTGTTGCTACTGACGCTCATAAATTAGTAAAATATACACGTACTGACGTTACTGCTGATAAATCTTCTGAATTTATTATGCCTAAAAAACCTTTAAACTTATTAAAAGGAATTTTAGGTGGTTCCGAAGAAAACGTTACCATAGAATACAATGACACGAATGCAAAGTTTACTTTTGATAACGTAGTATTAATCTGTCGTTTAATTGATGGTAAATATCCAAATTACGAAGCTGTTATACCTAAGGAAAATCCTAATAAATTAACAGTTGATAGAGCTTCTTTTTTAAACTCTGTACGTCGTGTATCTATATTCTCAAGTAAAACAACTCATCAGATTCGTTTAAAAATGGCAGGAACTGAATTAAACATTTCTGCTGAAGATTTAGATTATTCTAATAAGGCTGACGAACGTTTACTTTGTGATTACCAAGGAGATGATATGCAAATTGGTTTTAACTCTCGTTTTTTAAGTGAAATGCTTAACAACCTAAGTTCAAATGATATTTTAATAGAAATGAGTTTACCAAATAGAGCGGGTATCTTAACTCCTATTGATGGTACAGAAGAAGGAGAACAAGTTACTATGTTAGTTATGCCTGTAATGCTTAATAACTAG